The Rhodamnia argentea isolate NSW1041297 chromosome 7, ASM2092103v1, whole genome shotgun sequence genome contains the following window.
CCTCAAGATGACTAATTCTAACAAATAAAGGAACCGCCACGAAAGAGACTCAATCATGAAGAAACGACTTCGAATTTGAACTGGTTCAAAGTGGCAAAACCACCTCGAAGTCAATCTGGAAAGTGTATGAAAATATGTTCCCGTCAGTCGACTATTATCAGGAAAGAGATTTCACAACTTGACCAAAGATGGAATGAATTTGTTAGGTGAATTACAACTACGTCAAGGTGTCAAACTAGCCAATTCACAAAGCCAATTTGGCGTACGAAAAGTATTCATGGAATGTGAAAGTCATGCTAGCAATTTGCTTGGAAATAGTAAGAGCGTGGGTTGCCATTGACGatgaataaaaattataatctAGTGCAATTTCTAGAGAGTTTGCATCACATATATCTAGAGTGATTATGACAAGATGAGGCACTGCTTTCATATTAGGAATTAGGAAATAAGAAGAGGCCAATAGAAAAAGGTTTGGAAAGCAGCTTTGTAATGTTTTAATAATGAGTTTACAATTTAGTACCGAAGAAGTAATGGGCactattaccaaaaaagtcataaatctattgtaattatgccaattcaatcataaatcttttgcatttgtgtcaattcagtccatctcgCCGGTCAGCTGAcgtagacttttttttaaaacatttagAGTCAATTGGCAAGGCTACATCTTTGGATATGGTAGGTTCGTGGGAACCCACATACATACACACGCCTATTGACTTCACGTACGAAATAATGCACCAGCTAATATTCTAATGTTTAAAACACTGAATACTTCCATTGATTGGCCATTTTAATAAAACGAAACCCATGGGTAGATTTACTCCACTAACAATATGACAAAAGGGACAAGAAATCGGTTGCTTGTGTTTATCCAATTTGGTTGTTTAATTTGGCGATTATGGATGAGCTCTGACAAAGATATTTAGGTATTTAAGACATTATCTCCTTTGATTATGCTTATCTAATTAAATTTCCTTGATTTTCTCGAATAGTCGTTGGAACTTATAAATACACTCTTCATACTCTTTTCTAGTGCAATTAGTGACTTACATGGTTTTGTGCAGCAATCTTTTTTATTCTGAGATTCCCACGACTCAATGAGCGCAAGACGAGGTTGTTTTTCTCGTTGGGGCTTCTCCTCTCGTCCTCACCGGAATACGACCCAAGTTCAACCTGCTGTTGTCCCACTCTCTTCTGAGTCGGAGCTTGTTCCTTGTTTCGCCGGAGAGGTCtgtgtttatttctttttttcctctgtttttaaGAAGTCCATGTTCTTGGATCTTGCCCTGTCTAATGCAAATTTCAATGGATTACTTAACGTTGAAGGTCGTGCTCTTTTTGTGCTCCTTTCTTGACCCATCAGAGATGGGGCGAGTGTTCGCTTGGTTTCGATGTTACAGAACGATGATGTCTGCGATTTTTCTTGATAGAGTTTCTGGGAACCATTGAGTTTTTTTCTTCATCCTATAGACTGATTTTTTCAACTGATTGGATTATGGGGAAGCTGGCGATGGGTGAGCAAAATCCCACTTCATGGAAATACACATGGAAGATCACCAACTTCAGTAGCTTGACTCAAAAGAAATACTACTGTGAAGTGTTCATGATTGGCGGCAATGCCTGGTAATCCTTTTGGCGAGTGTAATAATCGAATTATTGCTTGCTCCTCCTTTTGTTTCCTTGTTGAATTCCCTAAGACTTATCCATTCTCTTGTGCGGTACGGTTGATTTGAGCAGGCGAATACTCATTTTCCCCAAGGGGAACGAGGTAGAGTGCTTGTCGATATACTTGGACGCCCCTGATTCCACAAGGCTACCAGCAGGGTGGAGCAGAAGCACCCGTTTCAGATTGATTCTGGTCGATCAGGACGATTATGGCTGTTCTAAGATTAAGGGTATGATGATTGCAACTCTGATTATGTCTGGTTTCTTCAGTCTGCTATTGGAATGAGAAACCTTCTTTCAGATTTGCTACTTTAGTCCTCTTTCAAGTCTAGGATGAATTTAGGCGCATACATGTCCTCGCAATTGATGGCATCCGTGTTAATGTAGTTTGCACTCGCAAATTTGGAGGAATGGCTAACGTGATTCATAACCTTAGAAGTCTCGCTTATGCATATTGAGATTCAGGTTAAATACATCCACCGTCATTATGTGAAGTATTGTCTTTGTGGTGTTCATTGTCAAAGACCATAGTTGGGTTGGCAATGCAGCACTTTCGTAAATTCTATTAATAAGTCTGTTTCGGAAAGAATACCGACGGATTATTTGACTTCTCTTGTTGAACTAAGTACGACTTTAGGGAATCGAAGTGAGAGAAATCACTCTATGATCATAGCACCTGTTTAGGGATAAGCCTGCTTTATTAATGAGATGAAGTTTCTTCTGTGTACATGTTTTTGCGCCAATTCCAATTGCACGTGCACTTATATGCACTTTAAAGCATCTGAGGTGATAATATGAATTCTTGGCAACAGAAAGTATAGAAGGAATGCCTGAACCTTGTAGACATTTAGAAGTATTGGAAGGAAGGGAGATTCACTATTTCAATATCGTTTGTGGGACAAATTGCAGGATTTCGGGTACCATATCAAATGAACATAGAAGTGTTGTTgtaatttggattttttccgTTTCTGCAAACTGGACTGGGTTTCTGATGAAGCAAACATGCTCATGTTTAGGCCTTGTTGTTTTAATGCTTTCTGGAAGCATGCTTTAACTTCGTTCTTGTGGTTCTGGTGTCAATGTTTCCGATCTGAAGCATAGTAATCTGTTCATTTATCGAACCCAATGATGTGAAACAACCCATCTTTAACCAGTTACACCGTTTTACTGAAGTCCCATCTGAACAAAATGCAGAGACGGAGCATAATTTCAGTGCAGGAGACAGTGACTGGGGCTTCGCATCCTTCATTTCATTGAGTGAAGTCTATGATGGCTTTCGTAACGGGTATTTGGTGAACAACACTTTGACGGTTGTAGCTGAGATTTTGGCCCCCCAACCCCCGGCTGAAAATACTCGTTTGGCTGAACCTCCTGCAAATGTTCCTCAGGCAACACCAACAGATACGTTCGACATCTATTTCACaaatcttgagaaaattattaacACTGCTCAGAGTTCTCCTGCCAGAGGAGGGTCGAACGCGCACGATCAAAAGAGTGCTCTTTCTACTTCTGAGGCTCCAACCTTGGAAGAAGTAGAGAAGGCTAAGCAGTCTTTGAAGGAGTGCCTCTCTGATATCTTCAAGCTAAATATAAAAGACAGATTGGCTGAAGCAATGTCGGCATTAAGCACAGCCAAAAGCGGGTTATCACTGGACCAGCAAAAATCAGTGGAGGCCTTTTGGGCCAACTTCGATGAGTTCACTTCCGACTTTTTGATCTTTGAGCTGGACAATGCCAAATTCGAGCTGGAGAAATTCCTGAAGGATCAAACGCTCGCAACAATGAAGAAGAATCACGAGACTCATGTCTCGAATAAGCAGTTGCTTGGTCACCTGATCCAGGAGCAGGAAGAGCTCAACAAAAAACTTGAGGACGTGAAGTCCAGAAGAGAAAAACTCATGTCAGACTGGGAGATTTTGATGGTCGAGTCGGAAGAAGCGAAATCTGGGCACAAGGATCTGGAGAAGAAAGTAGCAGAGgctgaggaaaagaagagaatagcCGAGGAAAGAATGTCTAGATCAACCACTGCTTGGTCAAATTTGAAGACTCAATTCTGTTAAATACCCGTGCCTTCGAGGTACAGTCACCTTCGGACAATCTTTTTACAGAGTTACCACATCTGTTGTGTTCTTAAACACTTCGaatttcactttccttttgtttttcctttggttATTACATCAGAGGTTTGAAGATTACAATCATTCCTAATTGTAAGCCTATTGCTGCTTCGCGTTGGCCTGCATAATTGTATGCAAATGATAACCTATCtatgccttcattttctttttcactcttGAAGTTGAGACCAAGGATGTTCTTTCATCCATTTACCTGTACTGCAGAAAGATTTCAACAGGATGACTATGGACATTCTCACTCTCTTACAGACCACAATCTTTTCACACTCATGTCCTTGAGGCAATCTACTAATGTCACTTTGATTggccaaaaaggggaaaaaaaatttggtgaTGTTAATCCACTAACGTTGTTAGTAAATTTGAAATCTTTTGGAAGAGATTGTGTAAATGGAAATATGTTCGACAGATACATCGACGCTTGTTTACTGACGATGTTAATAACTTCTGAACACCACATGAAATGGTAAGTtaccaattattttagaaaataaccgGAAAAGAACAAATATCTTCCTACTATAGGTCCACTTATAAAGTAGAAAGTTATAAGCAGAGTAATAACCATACCGAGTTTAAGTAGAATGAAACTAATCTATTTCTTCACAGAAATTTACCGTTGAAAACAAAAACTTACCAGTGTAATTAGTAACTCACAATGAAACTATTAATTTACCGATTTAAGATCATTTACAGGTCGGTAagggcgcgaatgataaccattctattcccAGGAGTTATTTCTGGCCAGAAATAGATCACTTACgaatttctatcctaaacttgttctcgagaatagaaaaatagaaaaacagggAAACAGAATGCTTAGCATACATGTCCTAAGTTACCGGTTACGTAAGGAATTTACTATTTCAAAGCATCGACAACAAAAAACGAGGGCAAAACTTGAGGTGTCAACGACGAATGCCGAAAGCAAATTGCCTACACTACAGTAGACAGACAGGTGAGGAGTAGCGACCTGGACTGGAATTTATATGGACGTTTTTTCTCTAAACATGCATGAAAGACCTTCCAAACTCGGAGCTATCCACAAATGATCGCCTAGCGCGAACGGAGAAGCTCCTGTAATACCAGGAATATCTTCCAGTTCAGcaatttctatttttacttCCAGGGTCAAACCGTAACTTTAGGTTATTATGAACTAGTTCTACATGGAGACCAAAGTAGCCAAAGAAATGGACATTACTCCTATGAAACAGAGGGGGTGGATTGGGACTTACCAAGACAAATTGCATAGATTTGGCCCCACTTGCTGAAATTAGGTGGGCACTTACTTGGGCTCCATATTTTTggcgaaaaattaatgattttgaaaaacatgtttcaaaaaataatgttttgcatcatttcaaataattagtcaatgaaaaatatttccattatcGATGACAATTTATGTTTGAACTTTCGTgaaggatgaaaatatttttcgttcacttATTATAATAAGTTATACATGCGATTAattttaggaaagtattttaaaattatttatttttcacgaaacaaatggagccttaatcaAGAGTGCAAATTGTTCAAACCTTCGCCCGCTTGTTTTTATGGATAATTCTTCGTTCACACGTcaagttttgaaaacttttgATCCCTTTGTGACCTAAGACTTTTTTAAGTTTGAATGAACTTGACCCCGGCCCGGATAAAAATCTGCTAATCGAACGGTCTAAGTGGGTAGTTCCTATCAAGAGGTTTCTACAATCCccaatttgcccaaaaaagGATTGCTGGGTGTGGAGAGGCTGTGTCTTTTGAGCAGGATGTTCGATCTTAAGGGTGTCAAAAAGTACGTAATTTCCAATATTAGATGACACAATTCCCTTCAATCTTGTCACAAGCTTACATACGTCTCGAGAATCTTATGATTAGAATCTTGATTAAGGAAATATCTTGACTATTCACCATGATCATCCGTCTTGCCCGATTATCATAAATATCGTTTCCAAAGtattggagttggcgaatactttgaGGACCCTTGTTTCTTACATCGggcacgcccacgtgagcttagggaaattgAAGTATGATCTAATGACATGTGACCCCTACGCACGAAATACGGGAGTTCGGGGGCAGCACTctcgacacgggtgtcccgctgccctATCAGCGAGCGGGGGTTCCGCTCCCCGGTGAGCGGACGGTTGCCCCACTTAAAGGGGTTTTATTTAAGTTTGCCCATTTGTTAATGGATTAAAAGGGTTTCAGTTAAGTTTTGGTTTTGGGCCCGTTTAGGGCATACATATATTTACTCGTTTTTGATTGATTATTGTAACGCGTTGTACggttgtaaacctaaatcatagtgaaatctctttgcaggatGTAGCCCTATTCTGGGGTGAATCTGGGTAAACCGTGCGTCGTctaatttttcttctattatctgtgTAATCGTTCTGAATCGGTTTGCGATACATCCCTTCACAAAGCACTTCTTCAGTAATGAAAACTTGGTTCTTGTATGCACAAAAATCAAGTTCATCGTTCATTGGAAGGAAAACTTATGTACTTCTTAGAAGCGCCAGACGGGCAAAATTGGATGGAACATCATATACTTTTCAGCCGCATGTTAATATTGTCCGAAGTATTTTGTCATGAAATGCTGTCTATATTgatgaaatatttattaaacCAGCATGTTGTAATTTGGTTTGGATTAGAAGCTCATCGTCAACCTATATGTTGAGACATGATATGCTTGTGCACAGACAGATTCCGTCTGGGGACCTAACCACGGCCAATGTGATTTTGGAGGATTAAGCACACCCAACATGGCTCTCCGACGGTCAGCTGGAGGAAgag
Protein-coding sequences here:
- the LOC115741914 gene encoding protein RESTRICTED TEV MOVEMENT 3-like isoform X8 produces the protein MGEQNPTSWKYTWKITNFSSLTQKKYYCEVFMIGGNAWRILIFPKGNEVECLSIYLDAPDSTRLPAGWSRSTRFRLILVDQDDYGCSKIKETEHNFSAGDSDWGFASFISLSEVYDGFRNGYLVNNTLTVVAEILAPQPPAENTRLAEPPANVPQATPTDTFDIYFTNLEKIINTAQSSPARGGSNAHDQKSALSTSEAPTLEEVEKAKQSLKECLSDIFKLNIKDRLAEAMSALSTAKSGLSLDQQKSVEAFWANFDEFTSDFLIFELDNAKFELEKFLKDQTLATMKKNHETHVSNKQLLGHLIQEQEELNKKLEDVKSRREKLMSDWEILMVESEEAKSGHKDLEKKVAEAEEKKRIAEERMSRSTTAWSNLKTQFC
- the LOC115741914 gene encoding protein RESTRICTED TEV MOVEMENT 3-like isoform X2, producing the protein MSARRGCFSRWGFSSRPHRNTTQVQPAVVPLSSESELVPCFAGELAMGEQNPTSWKYTWKITNFSSLTQKKYYCEVFMIGGNAWRILIFPKGNEVECLSIYLDAPDSTRLPAGWSRSTRFRLILVDQDDYGCSKIKETEHNFSAGDSDWGFASFISLSEVYDGFRNGYLVNNTLTVVAEILAPQPPAENTRLAEPPANVPQATPTDTFDIYFTNLEKIINTAQSSPARGGSNAHDQKSALSTSEAPTLEEVEKAKQSLKECLSDIFKLNIKDRLAEAMSALSTAKSGLSLDQQKSVEAFWANFDEFTSDFLIFELDNAKFELEKFLKDQTLATMKKNHETHVSNKQLLGHLIQEQEELNKKLEDVKSRREKLMSDWEILMVESEEAKSGHKDLEKKVAEAEEKKRIAEERMSRSTTAWSNLKTQFC
- the LOC115741914 gene encoding protein RESTRICTED TEV MOVEMENT 3-like isoform X6 — its product is MGKLAMGEQNPTSWKYTWKITNFSSLTQKKYYCEVFMIGGNAWRILIFPKGNEVECLSIYLDAPDSTRLPAGWSRSTRFRLILVDQDDYGCSKIKETEHNFSAGDSDWGFASFISLSEVYDGFRNGYLVNNTLTVVAEILAPQPPAENTRLAEPPANVPQATPTDTFDIYFTNLEKIINTAQSSPARGGSNAHDQKSALSTSEAPTLEEVEKAKQSLKECLSDIFKLNIKDRLAEAMSALSTAKSGLSLDQQKSVEAFWANFDEFTSDFLIFELDNAKFELEKFLKDQTLATMKKNHETHVSNKQLLGHLIQEQEELNKKLEDVKSRREKLMSDWEILMVESEEAKSGHKDLEKKVAEAEEKKRIAEERMSRSTTAWSNLKTQFC